The following coding sequences are from one Rhineura floridana isolate rRhiFlo1 chromosome 2, rRhiFlo1.hap2, whole genome shotgun sequence window:
- the CELF1 gene encoding CUGBP Elav-like family member 1 isoform X7: MNGTLDHPDQPDIDAIKMFVGQVPRSWSEKDLRELFEQYGAVYEINVLRDRSQNPPQSKGCCFVTFYTRKAALEAQNALHNMKILPGMHHPIQMKPADSEKNNAVEDRKLFIGMISKKCNENDIRVMFSSFGQIEECRILRGPDGLSRGCAFVTFTTRAMAQTAIKAMHQAQTMEGCSSPIVVKFADTQKDKEQKRIAQQLQQQMQQISAASVWGNLAGLNTLGPQYLALYLQLLQQTAAASSGNLNTLGSLHPMGGLNAMQLQNLAALAAAASAAQSTPSGTSALNSSNSPLSVLTSSVDYNPVTQKVRCFDTCISPSSQARAGSSPSSSSSSSVNPMASLGALQTLAGATAGLNVGSLAGMAALNGGLGSGGLSNGTGSTMEALTQAYSGIQQYAAAALPTLYNQSLLTQQSIGAAGSQKEGPEGANLFIYHLPQEFGDQDLLQMFMPFGNVVSAKVFIDKQTNLSKCFGFVSYDNPVSAQAAIQSMNGFQIGMKRLKVQLKRSKNDSKPY, from the exons ATGAATGGCACACTAGATCATCCTGACCAACCAGACATTGATGCCATCAAGATGTTTGTGGGTCAGGTCCCACGGAGTTGGTCTGAAAAAGACCTGCGAGAACTATTTGAACAGTATGGTGCTGTCTATGAAATTAATGTCCTGCGGGACAGGAGCCAAAACCCTCCTCAGAGCAAAG GGTGCTGTTTTGTTACATTTTATACCCGTAAAGCTGCACTAGAAGCACAGAATGCTCTTCATAACATGAAGATTCTCCCAGGG ATGCACCATCCCATCCAAATGAAGCCAGCTGACAGTGAAAAGAATAATG CGGTGGAAGATAGGAAACTGTTCATTGGGATGATCTCAAAGAAGTGCAATGAAAATGATATCAGAGTGATGTTTTCCTCCTTTGGGCAGATTGAAGAATGTAGAATTCTACGGGGTCCTGATGGTCTAAGCCGAG GTTGTGCTTTTGTGACTTTTACAACAAGAGCTATGGCACAAACGGCAATTAAAGCAATGCACCAAGCACAGACCATGGAG GGGTGCTCCTCTCCCATCGTAGTGAAATTTGCAGATACCCAGAAGGACAAAGAACAGAAACGAATTGCACAACAGCTACAGCAGCAGATGCAACAAATCAGTGCTGCCTCAGTTTGGGGAAATTTGGCTGGACTGAACACACTTGGACCCCAGTACTTAGCA CTTTATTTACAGCTCCTTCAGCAGACAGCAGCTGCCTCCTCTGGGAATCTGAATACACTGGGCAGCCTCCACCCAATGGGAG GACTGAATGCAATGCAGTTACAGAACCTAGCTGCATTAGCAGCTGCAGCCAGCGCAGCTCAGAGCACACCAAGTGGTACCAGTGCACTCAATTCTTCTAACAGCCCTCTAAGTGTGCTCACCAGTTCAG tagactacaaTCCAGTCACGCAAAAGGTCAGATGTTTCGACACATGCATCtctccatccagtcaagcaagag CAGGGTCATCACCCAGTTCTAGTAGCAGCTCCTCTGTTAACCCAATGGCTTCTCTTGGAGCACTGCAAACACTGGCAGGAGCTACTGCAGGCCTCAACGTTGGCTCCTTAGCAG GAATGGCAGCCTTAAATGGTGGACTaggcagtggtggtctctccaatgGCACAGGGAGCACTATGGAGGCCCTAACTCAAGCTTACTCCGGGATCCAGCAATACGCTGCCGCTGCGTTGCCCACACTTTACAACCAGAGTCTGTTAACGCAGCAGAGTATTGGTGCAGCAGGAAGTCAAAAGGAAG GTCCAGAGGGAGCCAATCTATTCATCTATCACCTCCCCCAGGAGTTTGGGGACCAAGATCTGCTGCAGATGTTCATGCCTTTTGGGAATGTCGTCTCTGCCAAGGTTTTCATTGACAAGCAGACCAATTTGAGCAAATGTTTTG GTTTTGTAAGTTACGACAATCCAGTCTCTGCACAGGCTGCCATTCAGTCAATGAATGGATTTCAGATTGGCATGAAGCGACTGAAAGTACAGCTCAAGCGCTCCAAGAATGACAGCAAGCCATACTGA
- the CELF1 gene encoding CUGBP Elav-like family member 1 isoform X4: MAAFKLDFLPEMMVDHCSLNASPISKKMNGTLDHPDQPDIDAIKMFVGQVPRSWSEKDLRELFEQYGAVYEINVLRDRSQNPPQSKGCCFVTFYTRKAALEAQNALHNMKILPGMHHPIQMKPADSEKNNAVEDRKLFIGMISKKCNENDIRVMFSSFGQIEECRILRGPDGLSRGCAFVTFTTRAMAQTAIKAMHQAQTMEGCSSPIVVKFADTQKDKEQKRIAQQLQQQMQQISAASVWGNLAGLNTLGPQYLALLQQTAAASSGNLNTLGSLHPMGGLNAMQLQNLAALAAAASAAQSTPSGTSALNSSNSPLSVLTSSVDYNPVTQKVRCFDTCISPSSQARAGSSPSSSSSSSVNPMASLGALQTLAGATAGLNVGSLAGMAALNGGLGSGGLSNGTGSTMEALTQAYSGIQQYAAAALPTLYNQSLLTQQSIGAAGSQKEGPEGANLFIYHLPQEFGDQDLLQMFMPFGNVVSAKVFIDKQTNLSKCFGFVSYDNPVSAQAAIQSMNGFQIGMKRLKVQLKRSKNDSKPY, encoded by the exons CTCAAAGAAAATGAATGGCACACTAGATCATCCTGACCAACCAGACATTGATGCCATCAAGATGTTTGTGGGTCAGGTCCCACGGAGTTGGTCTGAAAAAGACCTGCGAGAACTATTTGAACAGTATGGTGCTGTCTATGAAATTAATGTCCTGCGGGACAGGAGCCAAAACCCTCCTCAGAGCAAAG GGTGCTGTTTTGTTACATTTTATACCCGTAAAGCTGCACTAGAAGCACAGAATGCTCTTCATAACATGAAGATTCTCCCAGGG ATGCACCATCCCATCCAAATGAAGCCAGCTGACAGTGAAAAGAATAATG CGGTGGAAGATAGGAAACTGTTCATTGGGATGATCTCAAAGAAGTGCAATGAAAATGATATCAGAGTGATGTTTTCCTCCTTTGGGCAGATTGAAGAATGTAGAATTCTACGGGGTCCTGATGGTCTAAGCCGAG GTTGTGCTTTTGTGACTTTTACAACAAGAGCTATGGCACAAACGGCAATTAAAGCAATGCACCAAGCACAGACCATGGAG GGGTGCTCCTCTCCCATCGTAGTGAAATTTGCAGATACCCAGAAGGACAAAGAACAGAAACGAATTGCACAACAGCTACAGCAGCAGATGCAACAAATCAGTGCTGCCTCAGTTTGGGGAAATTTGGCTGGACTGAACACACTTGGACCCCAGTACTTAGCA CTCCTTCAGCAGACAGCAGCTGCCTCCTCTGGGAATCTGAATACACTGGGCAGCCTCCACCCAATGGGAG GACTGAATGCAATGCAGTTACAGAACCTAGCTGCATTAGCAGCTGCAGCCAGCGCAGCTCAGAGCACACCAAGTGGTACCAGTGCACTCAATTCTTCTAACAGCCCTCTAAGTGTGCTCACCAGTTCAG tagactacaaTCCAGTCACGCAAAAGGTCAGATGTTTCGACACATGCATCtctccatccagtcaagcaagag CAGGGTCATCACCCAGTTCTAGTAGCAGCTCCTCTGTTAACCCAATGGCTTCTCTTGGAGCACTGCAAACACTGGCAGGAGCTACTGCAGGCCTCAACGTTGGCTCCTTAGCAG GAATGGCAGCCTTAAATGGTGGACTaggcagtggtggtctctccaatgGCACAGGGAGCACTATGGAGGCCCTAACTCAAGCTTACTCCGGGATCCAGCAATACGCTGCCGCTGCGTTGCCCACACTTTACAACCAGAGTCTGTTAACGCAGCAGAGTATTGGTGCAGCAGGAAGTCAAAAGGAAG GTCCAGAGGGAGCCAATCTATTCATCTATCACCTCCCCCAGGAGTTTGGGGACCAAGATCTGCTGCAGATGTTCATGCCTTTTGGGAATGTCGTCTCTGCCAAGGTTTTCATTGACAAGCAGACCAATTTGAGCAAATGTTTTG GTTTTGTAAGTTACGACAATCCAGTCTCTGCACAGGCTGCCATTCAGTCAATGAATGGATTTCAGATTGGCATGAAGCGACTGAAAGTACAGCTCAAGCGCTCCAAGAATGACAGCAAGCCATACTGA
- the CELF1 gene encoding CUGBP Elav-like family member 1 isoform X8, with translation MAAFKLDFLPEMMVDHCSLNASPISKKMNGTLDHPDQPDIDAIKMFVGQVPRSWSEKDLRELFEQYGAVYEINVLRDRSQNPPQSKGCCFVTFYTRKAALEAQNALHNMKILPGMHHPIQMKPADSEKNNAVEDRKLFIGMISKKCNENDIRVMFSSFGQIEECRILRGPDGLSRGCAFVTFTTRAMAQTAIKAMHQAQTMEGCSSPIVVKFADTQKDKEQKRIAQQLQQQMQQISAASVWGNLAGLNTLGPQYLALLQQTAAASSGNLNTLGSLHPMGGLNAMQLQNLAALAAAASAAQSTPSGTSALNSSNSPLSVLTSSAGSSPSSSSSSSVNPMASLGALQTLAGATAGLNVGSLAGMAALNGGLGSGGLSNGTGSTMEALTQAYSGIQQYAAAALPTLYNQSLLTQQSIGAAGSQKEGPEGANLFIYHLPQEFGDQDLLQMFMPFGNVVSAKVFIDKQTNLSKCFGFVSYDNPVSAQAAIQSMNGFQIGMKRLKVQLKRSKNDSKPY, from the exons CTCAAAGAAAATGAATGGCACACTAGATCATCCTGACCAACCAGACATTGATGCCATCAAGATGTTTGTGGGTCAGGTCCCACGGAGTTGGTCTGAAAAAGACCTGCGAGAACTATTTGAACAGTATGGTGCTGTCTATGAAATTAATGTCCTGCGGGACAGGAGCCAAAACCCTCCTCAGAGCAAAG GGTGCTGTTTTGTTACATTTTATACCCGTAAAGCTGCACTAGAAGCACAGAATGCTCTTCATAACATGAAGATTCTCCCAGGG ATGCACCATCCCATCCAAATGAAGCCAGCTGACAGTGAAAAGAATAATG CGGTGGAAGATAGGAAACTGTTCATTGGGATGATCTCAAAGAAGTGCAATGAAAATGATATCAGAGTGATGTTTTCCTCCTTTGGGCAGATTGAAGAATGTAGAATTCTACGGGGTCCTGATGGTCTAAGCCGAG GTTGTGCTTTTGTGACTTTTACAACAAGAGCTATGGCACAAACGGCAATTAAAGCAATGCACCAAGCACAGACCATGGAG GGGTGCTCCTCTCCCATCGTAGTGAAATTTGCAGATACCCAGAAGGACAAAGAACAGAAACGAATTGCACAACAGCTACAGCAGCAGATGCAACAAATCAGTGCTGCCTCAGTTTGGGGAAATTTGGCTGGACTGAACACACTTGGACCCCAGTACTTAGCA CTCCTTCAGCAGACAGCAGCTGCCTCCTCTGGGAATCTGAATACACTGGGCAGCCTCCACCCAATGGGAG GACTGAATGCAATGCAGTTACAGAACCTAGCTGCATTAGCAGCTGCAGCCAGCGCAGCTCAGAGCACACCAAGTGGTACCAGTGCACTCAATTCTTCTAACAGCCCTCTAAGTGTGCTCACCAGTTCAG CAGGGTCATCACCCAGTTCTAGTAGCAGCTCCTCTGTTAACCCAATGGCTTCTCTTGGAGCACTGCAAACACTGGCAGGAGCTACTGCAGGCCTCAACGTTGGCTCCTTAGCAG GAATGGCAGCCTTAAATGGTGGACTaggcagtggtggtctctccaatgGCACAGGGAGCACTATGGAGGCCCTAACTCAAGCTTACTCCGGGATCCAGCAATACGCTGCCGCTGCGTTGCCCACACTTTACAACCAGAGTCTGTTAACGCAGCAGAGTATTGGTGCAGCAGGAAGTCAAAAGGAAG GTCCAGAGGGAGCCAATCTATTCATCTATCACCTCCCCCAGGAGTTTGGGGACCAAGATCTGCTGCAGATGTTCATGCCTTTTGGGAATGTCGTCTCTGCCAAGGTTTTCATTGACAAGCAGACCAATTTGAGCAAATGTTTTG GTTTTGTAAGTTACGACAATCCAGTCTCTGCACAGGCTGCCATTCAGTCAATGAATGGATTTCAGATTGGCATGAAGCGACTGAAAGTACAGCTCAAGCGCTCCAAGAATGACAGCAAGCCATACTGA
- the CELF1 gene encoding CUGBP Elav-like family member 1 isoform X9 produces MAAFKLDFLPEMMVDHCSLNASPISKKMNGTLDHPDQPDIDAIKMFVGQVPRSWSEKDLRELFEQYGAVYEINVLRDRSQNPPQSKGCCFVTFYTRKAALEAQNALHNMKILPGMHHPIQMKPADSEKNNAVEDRKLFIGMISKKCNENDIRVMFSSFGQIEECRILRGPDGLSRGCAFVTFTTRAMAQTAIKAMHQAQTMEGCSSPIVVKFADTQKDKEQKRIAQQLQQQMQQISAASVWGNLAGLNTLGPQYLALLQQTAAASSGNLNTLGSLHPMGGLNAMQLQNLAALAAAASAAQSTPSGTSALNSSNSPLSVLTSSGSSPSSSSSSSVNPMASLGALQTLAGATAGLNVGSLAGMAALNGGLGSGGLSNGTGSTMEALTQAYSGIQQYAAAALPTLYNQSLLTQQSIGAAGSQKEGPEGANLFIYHLPQEFGDQDLLQMFMPFGNVVSAKVFIDKQTNLSKCFGFVSYDNPVSAQAAIQSMNGFQIGMKRLKVQLKRSKNDSKPY; encoded by the exons CTCAAAGAAAATGAATGGCACACTAGATCATCCTGACCAACCAGACATTGATGCCATCAAGATGTTTGTGGGTCAGGTCCCACGGAGTTGGTCTGAAAAAGACCTGCGAGAACTATTTGAACAGTATGGTGCTGTCTATGAAATTAATGTCCTGCGGGACAGGAGCCAAAACCCTCCTCAGAGCAAAG GGTGCTGTTTTGTTACATTTTATACCCGTAAAGCTGCACTAGAAGCACAGAATGCTCTTCATAACATGAAGATTCTCCCAGGG ATGCACCATCCCATCCAAATGAAGCCAGCTGACAGTGAAAAGAATAATG CGGTGGAAGATAGGAAACTGTTCATTGGGATGATCTCAAAGAAGTGCAATGAAAATGATATCAGAGTGATGTTTTCCTCCTTTGGGCAGATTGAAGAATGTAGAATTCTACGGGGTCCTGATGGTCTAAGCCGAG GTTGTGCTTTTGTGACTTTTACAACAAGAGCTATGGCACAAACGGCAATTAAAGCAATGCACCAAGCACAGACCATGGAG GGGTGCTCCTCTCCCATCGTAGTGAAATTTGCAGATACCCAGAAGGACAAAGAACAGAAACGAATTGCACAACAGCTACAGCAGCAGATGCAACAAATCAGTGCTGCCTCAGTTTGGGGAAATTTGGCTGGACTGAACACACTTGGACCCCAGTACTTAGCA CTCCTTCAGCAGACAGCAGCTGCCTCCTCTGGGAATCTGAATACACTGGGCAGCCTCCACCCAATGGGAG GACTGAATGCAATGCAGTTACAGAACCTAGCTGCATTAGCAGCTGCAGCCAGCGCAGCTCAGAGCACACCAAGTGGTACCAGTGCACTCAATTCTTCTAACAGCCCTCTAAGTGTGCTCACCAGTTCAG GGTCATCACCCAGTTCTAGTAGCAGCTCCTCTGTTAACCCAATGGCTTCTCTTGGAGCACTGCAAACACTGGCAGGAGCTACTGCAGGCCTCAACGTTGGCTCCTTAGCAG GAATGGCAGCCTTAAATGGTGGACTaggcagtggtggtctctccaatgGCACAGGGAGCACTATGGAGGCCCTAACTCAAGCTTACTCCGGGATCCAGCAATACGCTGCCGCTGCGTTGCCCACACTTTACAACCAGAGTCTGTTAACGCAGCAGAGTATTGGTGCAGCAGGAAGTCAAAAGGAAG GTCCAGAGGGAGCCAATCTATTCATCTATCACCTCCCCCAGGAGTTTGGGGACCAAGATCTGCTGCAGATGTTCATGCCTTTTGGGAATGTCGTCTCTGCCAAGGTTTTCATTGACAAGCAGACCAATTTGAGCAAATGTTTTG GTTTTGTAAGTTACGACAATCCAGTCTCTGCACAGGCTGCCATTCAGTCAATGAATGGATTTCAGATTGGCATGAAGCGACTGAAAGTACAGCTCAAGCGCTCCAAGAATGACAGCAAGCCATACTGA
- the CELF1 gene encoding CUGBP Elav-like family member 1 isoform X1 yields MAAFKLDFLPEMMVDHCSLNASPISKKMNGTLDHPDQPDIDAIKMFVGQVPRSWSEKDLRELFEQYGAVYEINVLRDRSQNPPQSKGCCFVTFYTRKAALEAQNALHNMKILPGMHHPIQMKPADSEKNNAVEDRKLFIGMISKKCNENDIRVMFSSFGQIEECRILRGPDGLSRGCAFVTFTTRAMAQTAIKAMHQAQTMEGCSSPIVVKFADTQKDKEQKRIAQQLQQQMQQISAASVWGNLAGLNTLGPQYLALYLQLLQQTAAASSGNLNTLGSLHPMGGLNAMQLQNLAALAAAASAAQSTPSGTSALNSSNSPLSVLTSSVDYNPVTQKVRCFDTCISPSSQARAGSSPSSSSSSSVNPMASLGALQTLAGATAGLNVGSLAGMAALNGGLGSGGLSNGTGSTMEALTQAYSGIQQYAAAALPTLYNQSLLTQQSIGAAGSQKEGPEGANLFIYHLPQEFGDQDLLQMFMPFGNVVSAKVFIDKQTNLSKCFGFVSYDNPVSAQAAIQSMNGFQIGMKRLKVQLKRSKNDSKPY; encoded by the exons CTCAAAGAAAATGAATGGCACACTAGATCATCCTGACCAACCAGACATTGATGCCATCAAGATGTTTGTGGGTCAGGTCCCACGGAGTTGGTCTGAAAAAGACCTGCGAGAACTATTTGAACAGTATGGTGCTGTCTATGAAATTAATGTCCTGCGGGACAGGAGCCAAAACCCTCCTCAGAGCAAAG GGTGCTGTTTTGTTACATTTTATACCCGTAAAGCTGCACTAGAAGCACAGAATGCTCTTCATAACATGAAGATTCTCCCAGGG ATGCACCATCCCATCCAAATGAAGCCAGCTGACAGTGAAAAGAATAATG CGGTGGAAGATAGGAAACTGTTCATTGGGATGATCTCAAAGAAGTGCAATGAAAATGATATCAGAGTGATGTTTTCCTCCTTTGGGCAGATTGAAGAATGTAGAATTCTACGGGGTCCTGATGGTCTAAGCCGAG GTTGTGCTTTTGTGACTTTTACAACAAGAGCTATGGCACAAACGGCAATTAAAGCAATGCACCAAGCACAGACCATGGAG GGGTGCTCCTCTCCCATCGTAGTGAAATTTGCAGATACCCAGAAGGACAAAGAACAGAAACGAATTGCACAACAGCTACAGCAGCAGATGCAACAAATCAGTGCTGCCTCAGTTTGGGGAAATTTGGCTGGACTGAACACACTTGGACCCCAGTACTTAGCA CTTTATTTACAGCTCCTTCAGCAGACAGCAGCTGCCTCCTCTGGGAATCTGAATACACTGGGCAGCCTCCACCCAATGGGAG GACTGAATGCAATGCAGTTACAGAACCTAGCTGCATTAGCAGCTGCAGCCAGCGCAGCTCAGAGCACACCAAGTGGTACCAGTGCACTCAATTCTTCTAACAGCCCTCTAAGTGTGCTCACCAGTTCAG tagactacaaTCCAGTCACGCAAAAGGTCAGATGTTTCGACACATGCATCtctccatccagtcaagcaagag CAGGGTCATCACCCAGTTCTAGTAGCAGCTCCTCTGTTAACCCAATGGCTTCTCTTGGAGCACTGCAAACACTGGCAGGAGCTACTGCAGGCCTCAACGTTGGCTCCTTAGCAG GAATGGCAGCCTTAAATGGTGGACTaggcagtggtggtctctccaatgGCACAGGGAGCACTATGGAGGCCCTAACTCAAGCTTACTCCGGGATCCAGCAATACGCTGCCGCTGCGTTGCCCACACTTTACAACCAGAGTCTGTTAACGCAGCAGAGTATTGGTGCAGCAGGAAGTCAAAAGGAAG GTCCAGAGGGAGCCAATCTATTCATCTATCACCTCCCCCAGGAGTTTGGGGACCAAGATCTGCTGCAGATGTTCATGCCTTTTGGGAATGTCGTCTCTGCCAAGGTTTTCATTGACAAGCAGACCAATTTGAGCAAATGTTTTG GTTTTGTAAGTTACGACAATCCAGTCTCTGCACAGGCTGCCATTCAGTCAATGAATGGATTTCAGATTGGCATGAAGCGACTGAAAGTACAGCTCAAGCGCTCCAAGAATGACAGCAAGCCATACTGA
- the CELF1 gene encoding CUGBP Elav-like family member 1 isoform X3 has protein sequence MAAFKLDFLPEMMVDHCSLNASPISKKMNGTLDHPDQPDIDAIKMFVGQVPRSWSEKDLRELFEQYGAVYEINVLRDRSQNPPQSKGCCFVTFYTRKAALEAQNALHNMKILPGMHHPIQMKPADSEKNNAVEDRKLFIGMISKKCNENDIRVMFSSFGQIEECRILRGPDGLSRGCAFVTFTTRAMAQTAIKAMHQAQTMEGCSSPIVVKFADTQKDKEQKRIAQQLQQQMQQISAASVWGNLAGLNTLGPQYLALYLQLLQQTAAASSGNLNTLGSLHPMGGLNAMQLQNLAALAAAASAAQSTPSGTSALNSSNSPLSVLTSSVDYNPVTQKVRCFDTCISPSSQARGSSPSSSSSSSVNPMASLGALQTLAGATAGLNVGSLAGMAALNGGLGSGGLSNGTGSTMEALTQAYSGIQQYAAAALPTLYNQSLLTQQSIGAAGSQKEGPEGANLFIYHLPQEFGDQDLLQMFMPFGNVVSAKVFIDKQTNLSKCFGFVSYDNPVSAQAAIQSMNGFQIGMKRLKVQLKRSKNDSKPY, from the exons CTCAAAGAAAATGAATGGCACACTAGATCATCCTGACCAACCAGACATTGATGCCATCAAGATGTTTGTGGGTCAGGTCCCACGGAGTTGGTCTGAAAAAGACCTGCGAGAACTATTTGAACAGTATGGTGCTGTCTATGAAATTAATGTCCTGCGGGACAGGAGCCAAAACCCTCCTCAGAGCAAAG GGTGCTGTTTTGTTACATTTTATACCCGTAAAGCTGCACTAGAAGCACAGAATGCTCTTCATAACATGAAGATTCTCCCAGGG ATGCACCATCCCATCCAAATGAAGCCAGCTGACAGTGAAAAGAATAATG CGGTGGAAGATAGGAAACTGTTCATTGGGATGATCTCAAAGAAGTGCAATGAAAATGATATCAGAGTGATGTTTTCCTCCTTTGGGCAGATTGAAGAATGTAGAATTCTACGGGGTCCTGATGGTCTAAGCCGAG GTTGTGCTTTTGTGACTTTTACAACAAGAGCTATGGCACAAACGGCAATTAAAGCAATGCACCAAGCACAGACCATGGAG GGGTGCTCCTCTCCCATCGTAGTGAAATTTGCAGATACCCAGAAGGACAAAGAACAGAAACGAATTGCACAACAGCTACAGCAGCAGATGCAACAAATCAGTGCTGCCTCAGTTTGGGGAAATTTGGCTGGACTGAACACACTTGGACCCCAGTACTTAGCA CTTTATTTACAGCTCCTTCAGCAGACAGCAGCTGCCTCCTCTGGGAATCTGAATACACTGGGCAGCCTCCACCCAATGGGAG GACTGAATGCAATGCAGTTACAGAACCTAGCTGCATTAGCAGCTGCAGCCAGCGCAGCTCAGAGCACACCAAGTGGTACCAGTGCACTCAATTCTTCTAACAGCCCTCTAAGTGTGCTCACCAGTTCAG tagactacaaTCCAGTCACGCAAAAGGTCAGATGTTTCGACACATGCATCtctccatccagtcaagcaagag GGTCATCACCCAGTTCTAGTAGCAGCTCCTCTGTTAACCCAATGGCTTCTCTTGGAGCACTGCAAACACTGGCAGGAGCTACTGCAGGCCTCAACGTTGGCTCCTTAGCAG GAATGGCAGCCTTAAATGGTGGACTaggcagtggtggtctctccaatgGCACAGGGAGCACTATGGAGGCCCTAACTCAAGCTTACTCCGGGATCCAGCAATACGCTGCCGCTGCGTTGCCCACACTTTACAACCAGAGTCTGTTAACGCAGCAGAGTATTGGTGCAGCAGGAAGTCAAAAGGAAG GTCCAGAGGGAGCCAATCTATTCATCTATCACCTCCCCCAGGAGTTTGGGGACCAAGATCTGCTGCAGATGTTCATGCCTTTTGGGAATGTCGTCTCTGCCAAGGTTTTCATTGACAAGCAGACCAATTTGAGCAAATGTTTTG GTTTTGTAAGTTACGACAATCCAGTCTCTGCACAGGCTGCCATTCAGTCAATGAATGGATTTCAGATTGGCATGAAGCGACTGAAAGTACAGCTCAAGCGCTCCAAGAATGACAGCAAGCCATACTGA
- the CELF1 gene encoding CUGBP Elav-like family member 1 isoform X6: MAAFKLDFLPEMMVDHCSLNASPISKKMNGTLDHPDQPDIDAIKMFVGQVPRSWSEKDLRELFEQYGAVYEINVLRDRSQNPPQSKGCCFVTFYTRKAALEAQNALHNMKILPGMHHPIQMKPADSEKNNAVEDRKLFIGMISKKCNENDIRVMFSSFGQIEECRILRGPDGLSRGCAFVTFTTRAMAQTAIKAMHQAQTMEGCSSPIVVKFADTQKDKEQKRIAQQLQQQMQQISAASVWGNLAGLNTLGPQYLALYLQLLQQTAAASSGNLNTLGSLHPMGGLNAMQLQNLAALAAAASAAQSTPSGTSALNSSNSPLSVLTSSGSSPSSSSSSSVNPMASLGALQTLAGATAGLNVGSLAGMAALNGGLGSGGLSNGTGSTMEALTQAYSGIQQYAAAALPTLYNQSLLTQQSIGAAGSQKEGPEGANLFIYHLPQEFGDQDLLQMFMPFGNVVSAKVFIDKQTNLSKCFGFVSYDNPVSAQAAIQSMNGFQIGMKRLKVQLKRSKNDSKPY; this comes from the exons CTCAAAGAAAATGAATGGCACACTAGATCATCCTGACCAACCAGACATTGATGCCATCAAGATGTTTGTGGGTCAGGTCCCACGGAGTTGGTCTGAAAAAGACCTGCGAGAACTATTTGAACAGTATGGTGCTGTCTATGAAATTAATGTCCTGCGGGACAGGAGCCAAAACCCTCCTCAGAGCAAAG GGTGCTGTTTTGTTACATTTTATACCCGTAAAGCTGCACTAGAAGCACAGAATGCTCTTCATAACATGAAGATTCTCCCAGGG ATGCACCATCCCATCCAAATGAAGCCAGCTGACAGTGAAAAGAATAATG CGGTGGAAGATAGGAAACTGTTCATTGGGATGATCTCAAAGAAGTGCAATGAAAATGATATCAGAGTGATGTTTTCCTCCTTTGGGCAGATTGAAGAATGTAGAATTCTACGGGGTCCTGATGGTCTAAGCCGAG GTTGTGCTTTTGTGACTTTTACAACAAGAGCTATGGCACAAACGGCAATTAAAGCAATGCACCAAGCACAGACCATGGAG GGGTGCTCCTCTCCCATCGTAGTGAAATTTGCAGATACCCAGAAGGACAAAGAACAGAAACGAATTGCACAACAGCTACAGCAGCAGATGCAACAAATCAGTGCTGCCTCAGTTTGGGGAAATTTGGCTGGACTGAACACACTTGGACCCCAGTACTTAGCA CTTTATTTACAGCTCCTTCAGCAGACAGCAGCTGCCTCCTCTGGGAATCTGAATACACTGGGCAGCCTCCACCCAATGGGAG GACTGAATGCAATGCAGTTACAGAACCTAGCTGCATTAGCAGCTGCAGCCAGCGCAGCTCAGAGCACACCAAGTGGTACCAGTGCACTCAATTCTTCTAACAGCCCTCTAAGTGTGCTCACCAGTTCAG GGTCATCACCCAGTTCTAGTAGCAGCTCCTCTGTTAACCCAATGGCTTCTCTTGGAGCACTGCAAACACTGGCAGGAGCTACTGCAGGCCTCAACGTTGGCTCCTTAGCAG GAATGGCAGCCTTAAATGGTGGACTaggcagtggtggtctctccaatgGCACAGGGAGCACTATGGAGGCCCTAACTCAAGCTTACTCCGGGATCCAGCAATACGCTGCCGCTGCGTTGCCCACACTTTACAACCAGAGTCTGTTAACGCAGCAGAGTATTGGTGCAGCAGGAAGTCAAAAGGAAG GTCCAGAGGGAGCCAATCTATTCATCTATCACCTCCCCCAGGAGTTTGGGGACCAAGATCTGCTGCAGATGTTCATGCCTTTTGGGAATGTCGTCTCTGCCAAGGTTTTCATTGACAAGCAGACCAATTTGAGCAAATGTTTTG GTTTTGTAAGTTACGACAATCCAGTCTCTGCACAGGCTGCCATTCAGTCAATGAATGGATTTCAGATTGGCATGAAGCGACTGAAAGTACAGCTCAAGCGCTCCAAGAATGACAGCAAGCCATACTGA